A genomic region of Kribbella sp. NBC_00382 contains the following coding sequences:
- a CDS encoding dihydrofolate reductase family protein — translation MGKVAVSMSMSLDGFVTGPHDSRKNPLGEGGEVLHHWLGPTSTPADQAVLQEMVDGAGVILMGRRSYDICVGDGGWGDGGPAGQVPCFVLTHNPPAEAPDVFTFVTDGIESAIAQAQAVAGDRVVGLHGATAAQQALAVGLLDEIQVHLVPVLLGGGVRLFDLLGADPVNLERDRVVEAGSGVTHLRYRVIR, via the coding sequence ATGGGAAAAGTAGCCGTGAGCATGTCGATGTCGCTGGACGGGTTCGTCACCGGGCCGCACGACAGCCGGAAGAACCCGCTGGGCGAAGGCGGCGAGGTCCTGCATCACTGGCTCGGCCCCACCTCGACCCCCGCCGACCAGGCGGTGCTCCAGGAGATGGTGGACGGTGCCGGCGTGATTCTGATGGGCCGGCGGTCCTACGACATCTGCGTCGGCGACGGCGGTTGGGGTGACGGCGGCCCGGCCGGCCAGGTTCCCTGCTTCGTACTCACCCACAACCCGCCGGCCGAGGCGCCGGACGTCTTCACCTTCGTCACCGACGGCATCGAGAGCGCCATCGCCCAGGCGCAGGCCGTGGCGGGGGATCGTGTGGTCGGACTGCATGGCGCCACCGCAGCCCAGCAGGCGTTGGCGGTTGGCCTGCTCGACGAGATCCAGGTCCACCTGGTGCCGGTACTGCTCGGCGGGGGCGTCCGCCTGTTCGACCTACTCGGTGCCGACCCGGTCAACCTGGAACGCGACCGCGTTGTCGAGGCCGGCAGCGGGGTGACCCACCTCCGCTACCGCGTCATCCGCTAG
- a CDS encoding right-handed parallel beta-helix repeat-containing protein, with amino-acid sequence MASVPELLDVVAFGADPTGRADSAPAVAAALRHAKGLGRPVRIEFCEGTFQLYPEQAETRELYVSNTVGADQRYRDKKIGLLVEDMHDVVVDGRGAKLVYHGLQTAFAAIRSSKVTFTNFSFDYAAPKVVDVTVADAGVADGYAYRILAVPAGSPYVVSGNHVTWLGETSPVTGTPYWSGVDELEYTQVHDPVERRTWRDDNPLFTDVADVVDLDGQRIRIDYAIGTAPGDGGLVYQMRLIEREEPGAFIWESRDVTLRALDAHYLQTFGVVGQFSENLTIDRVNFAPDPLSGRTTASFADFVQLSGIKGDVTITDNVFDGPHDDPINIHGTYLEVIGRPAPEEVAFSYEHPQTAGFPQFYPGDEVEFVDKLTMFPLVDGRAVVTAVDGPSGLDHAKPLTTMTVTFDRPLPDAIEIGGTVAENLTYTPSVVIAGNIFRNVPTRGILVTTRKPVLITGNRFEAMSMASIYISSDAYQWYESGPVTDVTIRDNEFVRPAEPVIFIEPTNRDIDPARPVHHNISVVANTFDVGDLTVVNAKSVAGFHFTGNTIRRLDGPTHPPYTSPLFVFTGSTDIQITNNNYASNLNTSTAPDGPYSGGTGR; translated from the coding sequence ATGGCGTCAGTTCCGGAGCTTCTCGATGTGGTTGCCTTTGGCGCCGATCCGACCGGGCGGGCCGACTCCGCGCCGGCCGTCGCCGCGGCGCTGCGGCATGCCAAGGGTCTTGGCCGGCCGGTACGGATCGAGTTCTGTGAAGGCACCTTCCAGCTGTATCCCGAGCAGGCGGAGACGCGTGAGCTGTACGTGTCGAACACGGTCGGGGCCGATCAGCGGTACCGGGACAAGAAGATCGGGTTGCTCGTCGAGGACATGCACGACGTCGTCGTGGACGGGCGTGGAGCGAAGCTCGTTTATCACGGGCTGCAGACGGCTTTCGCGGCGATCCGTTCGTCGAAGGTGACGTTCACGAATTTCTCCTTCGACTACGCCGCTCCGAAGGTCGTCGACGTGACGGTCGCCGACGCGGGAGTAGCCGATGGGTACGCCTACCGCATCTTGGCGGTCCCGGCCGGCAGCCCGTACGTGGTCAGCGGGAACCACGTCACCTGGCTCGGCGAGACGAGTCCGGTCACCGGTACGCCGTACTGGTCGGGCGTCGATGAACTTGAGTACACGCAGGTTCATGACCCGGTGGAGCGGCGGACCTGGCGCGACGACAATCCTTTGTTTACCGACGTCGCCGACGTGGTCGATCTCGATGGGCAGCGGATCCGCATCGACTACGCGATCGGTACGGCGCCGGGTGATGGTGGGCTCGTCTATCAGATGCGGCTGATCGAGCGGGAGGAGCCGGGCGCGTTCATCTGGGAGTCGCGCGATGTCACGTTGCGAGCGCTCGATGCCCATTACCTGCAAACGTTTGGAGTTGTCGGTCAGTTCAGCGAGAACCTCACCATCGATCGGGTGAACTTCGCGCCGGATCCGTTGTCCGGTAGGACCACTGCCTCGTTCGCCGACTTCGTCCAGCTGTCCGGGATCAAGGGCGACGTCACCATCACGGACAACGTCTTCGACGGTCCGCACGACGATCCGATCAACATCCACGGGACGTATCTCGAGGTCATCGGGAGGCCGGCGCCGGAGGAGGTGGCGTTCTCCTACGAACACCCGCAGACAGCCGGCTTCCCGCAGTTCTATCCGGGCGACGAGGTGGAGTTCGTCGACAAGCTGACGATGTTCCCGCTCGTTGATGGCCGGGCCGTGGTCACCGCTGTCGACGGGCCGAGCGGGCTGGATCACGCCAAACCGCTGACCACGATGACCGTCACCTTCGACCGGCCGCTCCCCGACGCGATCGAGATCGGCGGCACGGTCGCGGAGAACCTCACCTACACGCCGTCGGTCGTCATCGCCGGCAACATCTTCCGCAACGTGCCGACCCGCGGCATCCTCGTCACCACCCGCAAGCCGGTACTGATCACCGGTAACCGTTTCGAGGCGATGTCGATGGCCAGCATCTACATCTCCTCGGACGCCTACCAGTGGTACGAATCCGGTCCCGTCACCGACGTCACCATCCGGGACAACGAGTTCGTCCGGCCCGCCGAACCGGTCATCTTCATCGAGCCGACCAACCGCGACATCGATCCGGCCCGCCCGGTGCACCACAACATCAGCGTCGTGGCGAACACCTTCGACGTCGGCGACCTCACGGTGGTCAACGCCAAGAGCGTGGCCGGCTTCCACTTCACCGGCAACACGATCCGCCGCCTCGACGGACCGACCCACCCGCCGTACACCTCCCCACTGTTCGTCTTCACCGGCAGTACGGACATCCAGATCACCAACAACAACTACGCGAGCAACCTGAACACCAGCACCGCGCCGGACGGCCCGTACTCCGGTGGTACCGGGCGCTAG
- a CDS encoding aminoglycoside phosphotransferase family protein has protein sequence MKSPPIRHAAIQNWLGGDAVVVGIGRRTALIGGATAPVVERVEIAYETSGQPGLVDVVAKRATRGEEAALNSLDVVEPVFPDLIDSGIDEDGPWIVVPFEVGGVIGWTAEPPAVVYAALARLHLRHLGRVDELPAEIPQVDEQFLRSAFTGFAPGGIARAAQLGPHAVFDRALELLARFAEDERLLLGLEVLPATLIHGDVYGDNVIAADPGESRPPRLIDWGSARVGPAMLDVVMAARRAGVAAYEEAWAAKAGTPMDEWLVATGTAWATAVSNATFVGATAERSVEVAEFLLDEAEEAIDRLGRQLSRRT, from the coding sequence GTGAAGTCGCCGCCCATTCGTCACGCCGCGATCCAGAACTGGCTGGGTGGCGATGCGGTCGTCGTCGGGATCGGGCGACGGACGGCCCTGATCGGTGGTGCGACGGCGCCGGTGGTCGAGCGGGTCGAGATCGCGTACGAGACGAGCGGGCAACCCGGTCTGGTCGACGTGGTCGCCAAGCGGGCGACGCGTGGCGAGGAGGCTGCGCTCAACAGCCTGGACGTCGTCGAGCCGGTGTTTCCGGACTTGATCGACTCCGGCATCGATGAGGACGGCCCGTGGATTGTCGTGCCGTTCGAGGTCGGTGGGGTGATCGGATGGACCGCTGAGCCACCCGCGGTCGTGTACGCCGCTCTCGCGCGGCTGCACCTACGGCACCTCGGTCGGGTCGACGAGTTGCCGGCGGAGATTCCACAGGTCGACGAGCAGTTCCTGAGGTCGGCGTTCACCGGGTTCGCGCCGGGTGGCATTGCCAGAGCAGCACAACTCGGGCCGCACGCGGTGTTCGACCGGGCGCTCGAGTTGCTTGCGCGGTTCGCCGAGGACGAGCGGTTGCTGCTCGGGCTGGAGGTCCTGCCGGCGACGCTGATCCACGGCGACGTGTACGGCGACAACGTCATCGCGGCGGATCCCGGGGAGTCGAGGCCGCCACGGTTGATCGACTGGGGGAGTGCTCGGGTGGGGCCGGCCATGCTCGACGTGGTGATGGCCGCTCGGCGGGCGGGCGTTGCGGCGTACGAGGAAGCGTGGGCGGCGAAGGCCGGTACGCCGATGGACGAGTGGCTGGTGGCGACGGGTACGGCCTGGGCGACCGCGGTGAGCAACGCGACGTTCGTCGGTGCGACTGCTGAGCGGTCGGTCGAGGTTGCCGAGTTCCTGCTCGACGAAGCAGAGGAAGCCATCGACCGCCTCGGTAGGCAACTGTCGCGTCGTACCTGA